In Oryza brachyantha chromosome 2, ObraRS2, whole genome shotgun sequence, a single window of DNA contains:
- the LOC102706722 gene encoding amino acid transporter AVT3B-like: MGLGNEASSSSSRLDPAPLLPHHGGDGAGKLSSQPKTFANVFIAVVGAGVLGLPYTFSRTGWAAGSILLLSVAALTFYCMMLLVACRRRLADEHPKIASFGDLGDAVFGGPGRHAVDTMLVLSQASFCVGYLIFISNTMAHLYPVFAPSSNALLSPKALFIWAMLPFQLGLNSIKTLTLLAPLSIFADVVDLGAMGVVLGQDVSTWLAKPPPVFAFGGVSAILYGIGVSVYAFEGIGMVLPLEAEAANKKKFGITLGLSMGFIAVMYGLFGAMGYIAFGDATRDIITTNLGTGWLSAAVQLGLCINLFFTMPVMMHPVYEVAERLLHGKRYCWWLRWLLVLVVGLSAMYVPNFTDFLALVGSSVCVLLGFVLPASFHLKVFGAEMAWPGVLGDLLLVVLGLALAVFGTYTSLLQIFHSSSA; encoded by the coding sequence ATGGGATTGGGGAACGAggcgagctcgtcgtcgtcgcggctgGATCCGGCGCCTCTGCTCCCGcaccacggcggcgatggcgccgggaaGCTGTCGTCGCAGCCGAAGACCTTCGCGAACGTCTTCATCGCggtggtcggcgccggcgtgctTGGCCTGCCGTACACGTTCTCGCGAACCGGGTGGGCTGCGGGGTCCATCCTCCTGCTCTCCGTTGCCGCGCTCACCTTCTACTGCATGATGCTGCTCgtcgcctgccgccgccgcctcgcagACGAGCACCCGAAGATCGCCTCCTTCGGGGACTTGGGGGACGCCGTGTTCGGCGGTCCGGGGCGCCACGCCGTGGACACCATGCTGGTGCTCAGCCAGGCCAGCTTCTGCGTCGGGTACCTCATCTTCATCTCGAACACCATGGCGCACCTTTACCCCGTCTTCGCGCCCTCCTCCAACGCGCTCCTCTCACCAAAGGCGCTCTTCATCTGGGCGATGCTGCCGTTCCAGCTTGGGCTCAACTCCATCAAGACGCTCACGCTCCTCGCGCCGCTCAGCATCTTCGCCGATGTAGTTGACCTCGGCGCCATGGGCGTCGTTCTCGGACAGGACGTGTCCACCTGGCTCGCCAAACCACCACCCGTCTTCGCCTTCGGCGGCGTGAGCGCGATCCTGTACGGCATCGGCGTCTCCGTGTACGCCTTCGAGGGAATCGGCATGGTCCTTCCTCTTGAGGCAGAGGCCGCCAACAAGAAGAAGTTTGGAATCACCCTCGGGCTGTCCATGGGGTTCATCGCCGTCATGTACGGGCTATTCGGCGCCATGGGTTACATCGCGTTCGGCGACGCCACGCGCGACATCATCACCACCAACCTCGGGACTGGGTGGCTCTCGGCCGCCGTGCAGCTCGGCCTGTGCATCAACCTCTTCTTCACCATGCCGGTGATGATGCACCCCGTGTACGAGGTGGCCGAGCGGCTCCTCCACGGCAAACGCTACTGCTGGTGGCTGCGGTGGCTGCTCGTCCTGGTCGTCGGGCTCTCGGCCATGTACGTGCCCAACTTCACCGACTTCCTGGCGCTCGTCGGGAGCAGCGTCTGCGTCCTGCTCGGGTTCGTGCTGCCGGCCTCGTTCCACCTCAAGGTGTTCGGCGCCGAGATGGCCTGGCCCGGGGTGCTCGGCGACCTCCTGCTCGTCGTGCTCGGCCTCGCGCTCGCCGTGTTCGGCACCTACACGTCCCTGCTCCAGATCTTCCACTCGTCCAGCGCTTAA
- the LOC121053490 gene encoding uncharacterized protein LOC121053490: MGEPPGRAERRDAGGTTEGEEEDRWAQLPPELLPVVYKKLPDSADFVRFRTVCRAWRDAAPVDDPPSQLPWVVQRRGSAFQAARAHFRFYSPSSGRTYSVRGYGGRSWLVVAGACQEYLVTTVDLSTTALYNPLTGDRLALPPAPYPQWRHGVVHVVADAWNWLVVNTSTRTRHFGYCRPGDTKWSLVDGHQDMGHRAYHRGRFYVNTSAQETLVIDASTGAVESVLPPPPPPPPRSAGGGGGGVSCGDYLVESRGKLIRAVLFPRDGVVAASPEDYHLNVYQLDEAPHDGKAAAAAMWAKVDSVGDRVLFFDRHGHGFSLEGNGAAELRRDCVYFMHEKRTWVDAGEHRFLCRYSMEDREVDRVVSLADTFGDTWVVPGLCPSE, from the coding sequence ATGGGAGAGCCGCCGGGGAGGGCCGAGCGGCGTGACGCGGGCGGGACgacggagggggaggaggaggaccggTGGGCGCAGCTCCCGCCGGAGCTCCTCCCGGTCGTCTACAAGAAGCTGCCGGACTCGGCTGACTTCGTGCGCTTCCGGACGGTGTGCAGGGCGTGGCGCGACGCCGCCCCGGTGGACGACCCGCCGTCGCAGCTGCCGTGGGTCGTCCAGCGCCGCGGGTCCGCGTTCCAGGCGGCGAGGGCCCACTTCCGGTTCTACTCGCCTAGCTCCGGGAGGACGTACAGCGTCCGCGGCTACGGCGGCCGCTCCTGGCTCGTCGTGGCCGGCGCGTGCCAGGAGTATCTCGTCACCACCGTGGACCTCTCCACGACGGCGCTGTACAACCCGCTCACCGGGGACCGCCTCGCCCTGCCCCCCGCGCCGTACCCGCAGTGGCGCCACGGCGTCgtccacgtcgtcgccgacgcctggAACTGGCTGGTGGTGAACACCTCCACGAGGACGCGCCACTTCGGGTACTGCCGCCCGGGGGACACCAAGTGGAGCCTGGTCGACGGGCACCAGGACATGGGCCACCGCGCGTACCACCGCGGGCGGTTCTACGTCAACACGAGCGCGCAGGAAACGCTGGTGATCGACGCGTCCACCGGCGCCGTCGAGTCcgtcctgccgccgccgccgccgccaccgccccgctcggccggcggcggcggcggcggcgtctccTGCGGCGACTATCTGGTGGAGTCGCGCGGGAAGCTGATCAGGGCCGTCCTGTTCCCGCGCGACGGCGTCGTGGCCGCGTCGCCCGAGGACTACCACCTCAACGTGTACCAGCTGGACGAGGCCCCGCACGACGGGAaggccgcagccgccgcgatGTGGGCCAAAGTCGACAGCGTCGGGGACCGCGTGCTGTTCTTCGACAGGCACGGGCACGGGTTCTCGCTGGAGggcaacggcgcggcggagctgAGGCGGGACTGCGTCTACTTCATGCACGAGAAGCGGACGTGGGTGGACGCCGGGGAGCACAGGTTCCTGTGTCGGTACAGCATGGAGGACCGGGAGGTCGATAGAGTCGTGTCGCTGGCCGACACGTTCGGGGACACCTGGGTTGTCCCCGGACTGTGCCCGTCCGAATAA
- the LOC102714540 gene encoding uncharacterized protein LOC102714540, which produces MAATGWSDLPSELLAEIAGGLVELGDIARFRSVCSSWRSAAGAAAAAPPPQPPWLLLPSSPSRLFFCPREDRLYPDLRMPAVTAEAHHRRRRLYASPHGWTLAIDPTDLAASLIHPFTGAVRALPPLPAFFAETDDLAWDWSPHGVMASCGEGLLFCASDPPAAAWAPIPAMADCNASSINYSVGEFFVFEEDVCRTTIVDAVTLAIAAVIPAPAVELPAEARIAVAGDELFLLVKSKWMYLFGDDIDFSKAFRVDHRSVDPAWQELTGIGGRALFVDSLHGFAMDTAGFENLEGDTIYSVTTKEVNDRRSTTVKYSVSVFSLENRSSKKLACRLNKLEMALRGESPSWTIPSLNEG; this is translated from the coding sequence ATGGCCGCCACGGGCTGGTCCGACCTGCCGTCGGAGCTCCTCGCGGAGATCGCTGGTGGCCTCGTCGAGCTCGGCGACATCGCGCGCTTCCGGTCGGTGTGCTCCTCCtggcgctcggcggcgggtgcggcggcggccgcgcccccgccgcagccgccgtgGCTCCTCCTCCCGTCCTCCCCTTCCAGGCTCTTCTTCTGCCCGCGGGAGGACCGCCTCTACCCGGACCTCCGGATGCCCGCGGTCACGGCGGAGGCCCAccaccggcgccgtcgcctctACGCGTCCCCGCATGGGTGGACGCTCGCCATCGACCCCACCGACCTCGCGGCGTCCCTCATACACCCCTTCACCGGCGCCGTTCGCGCACTCCCGCCGCTCCCCGCCTTCTTCGCCGAGACGGACGACCTTGCCTGGGACTGGTCGCCGCACGGCGTCATGGCGTCCTGCGGCGAGGGCCTCCTCTTCTGCGCCTCTgacccgcccgccgccgcctgggcCCCGATCCCCGCCATGGCCGACTGCAACGCCAGCAGCATCAACTACTCCGTCGGCGAGTTCTTCGTCTTTGAGGAGGACGTCTGCCGCACCACCATCGTGGACGCCGTCaccctcgccatcgccgccgtcatcccggcgcccgccgtcgaGCTCCCCGCCGAGGCGCGCAtcgcggtggccggcgacgagctctTCCTTCTCGTCAAGTCCAAATGGATGTACCTCTTCGGCGACGACATCGACTTCTCCAAGGCCTTCCGGGTGGATCACCGCAGCGTTGACCCGGCCTGGCAGGAGCTCACGGGCATCGGAGGGCGCGCCCTGTTCGTGGATTCCCTTCACGGGTTCGCCATGGACACAGCGGGATTCGAGAACCTTGAGGGCGACACAATCTACTCGGTGACCACCAAGGAGGTGAACGATCGGCGTTCCACCACGGTGAAGTACAGCGTGTCGGTGTTCAGCCTGGAGAACCGGAGCTCCAAGAAGCTCGCATGCCGCCTCAACAAGCTGGAGATGGCCCTGCGCGGCGAGTCGCCATCCTGGACCATACCAAGCTTGAACGAAGGCTGA